A single region of the Vibrio cyclitrophicus genome encodes:
- the rnhB gene encoding ribonuclease HII — MAVKEKKELPPFEYPQGYHLFAGVDEVGRGPLVGDVVTAAVILDPNNPIEGLNDSKKLSEKKRLALLPEIKEKALAWSVGRCSPQEIDELNILQATMVAMQRAIAGLSIQPEMALIDGNRVPELPMDGLAIVKGDLRVAEISAASIIAKVVRDQEMEELDKLHPEFGFAKHKGYPTKAHFEAIEKHGVTEHYRKSFKPVKRVLGID, encoded by the coding sequence ATGGCAGTAAAAGAGAAAAAAGAGCTTCCTCCATTTGAATACCCGCAAGGCTACCACTTGTTTGCTGGCGTGGATGAAGTAGGACGTGGTCCTTTGGTTGGCGACGTGGTGACTGCTGCAGTTATCCTCGATCCAAACAATCCTATCGAAGGTTTGAACGACTCAAAGAAACTGTCTGAGAAAAAGCGTCTTGCGTTGCTTCCTGAAATCAAAGAGAAAGCTTTGGCGTGGTCTGTGGGCCGTTGTTCCCCACAAGAAATCGATGAGTTAAATATTCTACAAGCAACCATGGTAGCGATGCAGCGTGCCATCGCTGGGCTTAGCATTCAGCCAGAGATGGCTCTGATCGATGGTAACCGTGTTCCAGAATTACCTATGGATGGTTTGGCGATTGTAAAAGGAGATTTGCGAGTTGCTGAAATCAGCGCAGCGTCTATCATCGCTAAAGTGGTTCGTGACCAAGAGATGGAAGAGCTTGATAAACTTCATCCAGAGTTTGGTTTTGCTAAACATAAGGGTTACCCGACCAAGGCGCATTTCGAAGCGATTGAAAAACATGGCGTAACCGAGCATTACCGCAAAAGCTTTAAACCAGTAAAACGTGTTCTTGGTATAGATTAG
- the glnB gene encoding nitrogen regulatory protein P-II, protein MKKIEAIIKPFKLDDVREALAEVGITGMTVSEVKGFGRQKGHTELYRGAEYMVDFLPKVKLEIVVTDEVADQCVDTIIETAQTGKIGDGKIFITEVERVVRIRTGEEDEDAV, encoded by the coding sequence ATGAAAAAGATTGAAGCCATTATCAAGCCATTCAAACTTGATGATGTACGTGAAGCACTTGCAGAAGTGGGTATTACAGGTATGACAGTATCTGAAGTTAAAGGCTTTGGACGTCAAAAAGGTCATACTGAGCTATACCGCGGCGCAGAGTACATGGTCGACTTTTTACCTAAAGTGAAACTAGAAATCGTTGTGACCGACGAAGTGGCTGACCAATGTGTTGATACCATCATCGAGACGGCTCAAACAGGTAAAATCGGTGACGGTAAGATCTTCATTACTGAAGTTGAACGTGTGGTACGTATTCGTACTGGCGAAGAAGACGAAGACGCCGTATAA
- a CDS encoding endonuclease/exonuclease/phosphatase family protein, producing MFKKVIIVITLLITLAVVSFHFIFVIPNKPNLITSSQGTSNDTYSCYQNSAPKAIDVSDGLDITVWNIYKQNRNNWQNELNKLSAGSDLVLLQEASMTQGLRQWVTSGQWGSTRVNAFEAFEQSAGVLNLATHLPIEACAFTHEEPWLQLPKSALWSRYQLSNGEELAVINIHAVNFTFGTEDYEAQLKSLTDNLQKYRGPVIFAGDFNSWSETRFTVLKDALEQVGLMEVAFEPDNRTQFITGLVLDHVFYRGLEVEKAKAPITDASDHNPMRVTFKAK from the coding sequence ATGTTTAAGAAAGTCATCATTGTTATCACGCTATTGATAACGCTTGCTGTCGTTAGTTTTCATTTTATCTTCGTGATCCCGAATAAACCCAACCTGATCACTTCCTCTCAAGGTACCAGCAATGATACCTACAGCTGCTATCAAAACTCTGCGCCGAAAGCGATTGATGTGTCTGATGGCTTGGACATTACGGTGTGGAATATCTACAAGCAAAACCGAAATAATTGGCAGAATGAGTTAAATAAGCTGTCAGCAGGTAGCGATTTAGTCTTGTTGCAAGAAGCGAGTATGACACAAGGGCTTCGCCAATGGGTAACGAGCGGCCAGTGGGGAAGCACTCGTGTTAATGCGTTTGAGGCCTTTGAGCAAAGTGCAGGTGTACTCAACCTAGCAACTCATTTACCGATTGAAGCTTGTGCATTTACTCATGAAGAACCTTGGCTTCAACTGCCTAAATCCGCGCTTTGGTCGCGTTACCAACTAAGCAATGGCGAAGAGCTGGCTGTGATTAATATCCATGCCGTGAATTTTACTTTTGGTACGGAAGATTATGAAGCTCAACTCAAGAGCTTAACTGATAATCTGCAAAAGTATCGGGGGCCTGTCATCTTTGCTGGAGACTTTAATAGCTGGAGTGAAACTCGCTTTACTGTATTGAAAGATGCGTTGGAACAGGTAGGCTTGATGGAAGTTGCCTTTGAGCCCGATAACAGGACTCAGTTCATTACAGGGCTGGTGCTCGACCACGTGTTCTATCGAGGGCTAGAGGTAGAAAAAGCAAAAGCGCCCATTACGGACGCTTCTGATCATAACCCTATGCGAGTGACCTTTAAGGCTAAATAG
- a CDS encoding cytochrome c — translation MKKITLGLVLGFGLLSGNALAGDVAAGQAKAAICAACHGVDGIAVIPGYPNLKGQNEQYIASSINAYKNGQRTGGLAAVMQAQASMLSDEDIANLAAYYASLK, via the coding sequence ATGAAGAAAATTACACTAGGATTAGTTCTTGGATTTGGACTATTGAGTGGTAACGCTCTGGCGGGTGATGTTGCTGCGGGTCAAGCTAAAGCAGCAATCTGTGCGGCATGTCATGGTGTAGACGGTATCGCAGTGATCCCTGGCTATCCAAACCTTAAGGGTCAAAACGAGCAATACATCGCTTCATCAATTAACGCCTATAAGAACGGCCAGCGTACCGGTGGTTTGGCCGCTGTAATGCAGGCTCAGGCTTCAATGCTGAGTGATGAAGACATCGCGAATCTAGCTGCTTACTACGCAAGCCTTAAGTAA
- a CDS encoding YIP1 family protein, producing MNPSSNPLVMLLDIFRSPTACFLALYQRSAWGWQPYVVLMLSPFLFWGAYFSNVDFAWLSAELSQQLAQTNPDQLALLDSNTLLASEIISDVFGRTLTIVLLAFWFNLATKPSQHQHSFWRWFAAASVVIFPAVLGDVASYASLILKHGHVMNYAADLNSLNGLIKLPLTNDWSQFASSLPLLLPWYIVLGYAAVLTWTEFERGQALVISGLPWVGYYLIWALYILIF from the coding sequence ATGAACCCGTCAAGTAACCCACTCGTCATGCTGTTGGATATATTCCGTTCACCAACAGCGTGTTTCTTAGCGCTTTATCAGCGAAGTGCTTGGGGATGGCAACCCTACGTCGTATTAATGCTCAGCCCATTTTTATTTTGGGGTGCTTATTTTTCGAATGTAGATTTTGCATGGTTAAGTGCAGAGCTATCGCAACAACTGGCTCAAACTAACCCTGACCAATTGGCGTTACTTGACAGCAATACCTTACTCGCGAGTGAAATCATCAGCGACGTATTTGGCCGAACATTAACCATCGTTCTATTGGCATTCTGGTTTAACCTAGCAACCAAGCCAAGCCAACATCAACATAGCTTTTGGCGCTGGTTCGCAGCGGCATCGGTTGTCATATTTCCGGCTGTTTTAGGTGATGTAGCAAGCTACGCAAGCCTAATACTCAAGCATGGACATGTGATGAACTACGCTGCAGACTTGAACAGCTTAAATGGCTTGATTAAGTTACCGCTAACCAATGATTGGTCGCAGTTTGCTAGCTCATTACCACTATTGTTGCCTTGGTACATCGTACTGGGTTATGCCGCGGTATTAACGTGGACTGAGTTTGAACGCGGGCAAGCGCTTGTGATTTCAGGCTTACCATGGGTTGGCTACTACCTAATCTGGGCGCTCTACATTTTAATCTTTTAA
- the dnaE gene encoding DNA polymerase III subunit alpha: MSDPKFVHLRVHSDFSMVDGLSKVPPLVKKVAEMGMPALALTDFTNLCGLVKFYGTAHGCGVKPIIGADFLMQSPEFGDELTKLTVIATDNKGYNNLTLLISKAYLRGHVQHQPVIDKEWLIEHAEGLILLSGAKEGEIGKALLKGNRELVASSVEFYKTHFADRFYLELIRTGRPDEESYLHFALELAEQEDLPVVATNEVVFLTEDLFDAHEIRVAIHDGFTMVDPRRPKNYSPQQYLRSEEEMCELFSDIPEALENSVEIAKRCNVTVRLGEYFLPNFPTEGLAIEDFLIKKSEEGLERRLEFLFPDEKVRAERRPEYDERLKIELEVVNNMGFPGYFLIVMEFIQWSKDNDVPVGPGRGSGAGSLVAYALDITDLDPLEYDLLFERFLNPERVSMPDFDIDFCMDKRDQVIDHVAEMYGRDAVSQIITFGTMAAKAVIRDVGRVLGHPFGFVDRISKLVPPDPGMTLEKAFLAEPALPELYDGDEEVRELIDKCRILEGCTRNAGKHAGGVVISPTTITDFAPIYADAEGNFPVTQFDKNDVETAGLVKFDFLGLRTLTIIDWALGLVNPRLAKEGKDPIRIESIPLDDQASFNLLQNSETTAVFQLESRGMKDLIKRLQPDCFEDIIALVALFRPGPLQSGMVDNFIDRKHGREAVSYPDETWQHESLKETLEPTYGIILYQEQVMQIAQILAGYTLGGADMLRRAMGKKKPEEMAKQRGTFKEGAEANGVDGELAMKIFDLVEKFAGYGFNKSHSAAYALVSYQTLWLKTHYPAEFMAAVMTADMDNTEKVIGLVDECFRMKLKLLPPDINSGLYRFNVDEDGAIVYGIGAIKGVGEGPIEAIIEARNKGGYFKDLFDFCARLDLKKVNKRVIEKLILSGALDRLGPHRAAMMASLKDAVKAASQHHHAESFGQSDMFGVLTDAPEEVEHKYTQVPKWPEKVWLEGERETLGLYLTGHPVNAYIKELAKYTSCRLKDATPTRRDQSLTIAGLVIASRVMTTKRGTRIGLMTLDDRSGRMEVMLFSDALDRYAELLEKDKIVVVSGQVSFDDFNGGLKMSAREVMDLGNAREKYARGVSISIDQSQINGQFFERFSQILEPYRAGTVPVNVYYQRADARARLTLGTEWRVTPSDTLLDELKQLLGNSQVELEFN, encoded by the coding sequence ATGTCAGATCCAAAATTTGTTCACCTACGCGTACACAGTGACTTTTCGATGGTAGATGGCCTGTCCAAGGTGCCACCGTTAGTTAAAAAAGTCGCTGAAATGGGTATGCCTGCTCTAGCATTGACCGACTTTACTAACCTGTGTGGTTTGGTTAAGTTTTACGGTACTGCCCATGGGTGTGGGGTTAAACCTATTATTGGTGCTGACTTCTTGATGCAGTCTCCGGAATTCGGTGACGAGTTGACTAAGCTCACCGTTATCGCAACGGATAATAAAGGTTATAACAACCTAACGTTGCTTATCTCGAAAGCTTACCTTCGAGGTCATGTTCAACATCAGCCTGTTATTGATAAAGAGTGGCTGATTGAACATGCTGAAGGCCTGATTCTTTTATCGGGTGCGAAAGAAGGTGAGATTGGTAAGGCGTTGCTAAAAGGCAACCGTGAGTTGGTTGCAAGTAGTGTCGAGTTTTACAAAACACACTTTGCCGACCGTTTTTATTTGGAACTGATCCGTACAGGACGTCCTGATGAAGAGTCTTATCTGCACTTTGCTCTAGAACTGGCCGAGCAAGAAGACCTGCCAGTTGTCGCAACCAACGAAGTGGTATTCCTGACTGAAGATCTTTTTGATGCCCATGAAATCCGTGTGGCGATTCACGACGGCTTCACGATGGTTGATCCACGTCGACCAAAAAACTACAGCCCACAACAGTACCTACGTAGCGAAGAAGAGATGTGTGAGTTGTTCTCAGACATCCCTGAAGCATTGGAAAACAGTGTTGAGATTGCCAAGCGTTGTAATGTAACCGTTCGATTAGGCGAATACTTCTTGCCTAACTTCCCTACCGAAGGTTTGGCGATTGAAGACTTCCTGATTAAGAAGTCAGAAGAAGGGCTTGAGCGTCGTTTAGAATTTCTATTCCCTGACGAAAAAGTCCGAGCAGAGCGTAGACCTGAATACGATGAACGACTCAAGATCGAGCTTGAAGTTGTCAATAACATGGGGTTCCCAGGTTACTTCTTGATTGTAATGGAGTTCATCCAGTGGTCAAAAGACAACGATGTGCCAGTAGGTCCTGGTCGTGGTTCCGGTGCCGGTTCTTTGGTGGCTTACGCATTGGATATCACCGATCTTGACCCACTTGAATATGACTTGCTGTTCGAACGTTTCTTGAACCCAGAACGTGTATCCATGCCCGATTTCGATATCGACTTTTGTATGGATAAGCGTGACCAAGTTATTGACCACGTTGCTGAAATGTACGGTCGTGATGCTGTATCTCAGATCATCACCTTTGGTACCATGGCGGCGAAAGCGGTAATTCGCGACGTAGGCCGTGTACTAGGTCACCCGTTTGGTTTCGTCGACCGAATTTCAAAGCTTGTGCCGCCAGACCCAGGCATGACGCTAGAGAAAGCCTTCCTTGCTGAACCTGCATTGCCAGAGCTTTACGATGGCGATGAAGAAGTTCGCGAGTTGATTGATAAGTGTCGTATCCTTGAAGGTTGTACGCGAAATGCGGGTAAGCACGCAGGTGGTGTTGTTATCTCACCCACCACGATTACCGACTTTGCACCTATTTATGCCGATGCGGAAGGCAACTTCCCGGTAACGCAATTCGATAAGAATGACGTTGAAACTGCAGGTTTGGTTAAGTTCGACTTCTTGGGTCTGCGTACCCTGACCATCATCGACTGGGCGCTAGGGTTAGTGAACCCTCGTTTGGCAAAAGAGGGTAAAGATCCGATTCGAATTGAATCTATCCCTCTTGATGATCAAGCATCGTTCAATCTATTACAAAATTCTGAAACCACCGCGGTATTCCAGCTGGAATCTCGTGGTATGAAAGACCTGATCAAACGTCTCCAGCCGGACTGTTTTGAAGATATCATCGCATTGGTAGCCTTGTTCCGTCCGGGCCCTCTGCAATCGGGCATGGTAGATAACTTTATCGACCGTAAGCACGGCCGAGAGGCGGTTTCATACCCTGATGAAACGTGGCAGCACGAATCGCTTAAAGAGACACTAGAACCTACCTACGGCATCATCCTGTATCAAGAACAGGTAATGCAAATCGCACAGATCCTTGCTGGCTATACGCTTGGCGGAGCGGATATGTTGCGTCGTGCGATGGGTAAGAAAAAGCCAGAAGAGATGGCAAAGCAGCGTGGTACCTTTAAAGAGGGCGCTGAAGCTAATGGTGTTGATGGCGAATTGGCCATGAAGATCTTTGACTTGGTAGAGAAATTTGCGGGCTACGGCTTTAACAAATCTCACTCCGCAGCATACGCACTGGTTTCTTATCAAACGCTATGGCTGAAAACGCACTACCCAGCGGAATTTATGGCTGCGGTAATGACAGCCGATATGGATAACACAGAGAAGGTTATCGGCCTGGTCGATGAGTGCTTCCGTATGAAGCTCAAGCTTCTTCCACCTGATATTAATTCCGGTTTATACCGCTTTAATGTGGATGAGGATGGCGCGATTGTTTATGGCATCGGTGCGATCAAAGGGGTCGGTGAAGGCCCTATTGAAGCGATCATTGAAGCGCGAAATAAAGGCGGTTACTTTAAAGACTTATTCGACTTCTGTGCACGTCTTGATCTGAAGAAGGTTAATAAACGTGTTATCGAAAAGTTGATTCTATCTGGAGCCTTAGATAGATTAGGTCCTCACCGAGCAGCGATGATGGCATCTTTGAAAGATGCGGTGAAGGCGGCGAGCCAACATCACCACGCGGAATCTTTTGGTCAATCTGATATGTTTGGTGTGTTGACCGACGCTCCGGAAGAGGTTGAGCACAAGTATACCCAAGTGCCTAAATGGCCTGAGAAGGTTTGGCTTGAGGGTGAACGTGAAACGCTTGGTTTGTATTTAACGGGTCACCCGGTTAACGCTTACATCAAAGAGTTAGCGAAATACACCAGCTGTCGTTTGAAGGATGCCACGCCAACGCGTCGTGATCAGTCATTAACGATTGCAGGTTTAGTGATTGCGTCTAGGGTGATGACCACTAAACGCGGTACACGAATCGGTTTGATGACACTGGATGACCGATCGGGGCGAATGGAAGTGATGTTGTTCTCGGATGCGCTCGATCGCTACGCAGAATTACTCGAAAAAGACAAAATTGTGGTCGTTTCCGGACAGGTCAGCTTTGATGATTTCAATGGCGGGCTTAAAATGTCCGCGCGCGAGGTCATGGACCTAGGAAACGCCCGTGAAAAATATGCTCGTGGGGTGTCGATATCTATCGACCAATCCCAAATTAACGGTCAATTTTTTGAACGCTTTAGTCAAATCTTAGAACCTTATAGAGCCGGAACGGTCCCAGTCAATGTATACTACCAGCGTGCCGACGCTAGAGCGCGGTTAACATTGGGCACAGAATGGCGCGTGACGCCAAGTGATACATTACTAGACGAATTAAAACAGCTGCTTGGAAATAGCCAAGTAGAACTCGAATTTAACTAA
- the accA gene encoding acetyl-CoA carboxylase carboxyl transferase subunit alpha, whose translation MSLNFLEFEKPIAELEAKIEALRDVSRHGGDTAVDLDKEIEQLEKKSLELKQKIFSDLGAWQVAQLARHPQRPYTKDYLEHAFTEFEEMAGDRAYADDKAIVGGMARLNGRPVMVIGHQKGRETKEKVIRNFGMPKPEGYRKALRLMETAERFNMPIITFIDTAGAYPGVGAEERGQSEAIAKNLKVMAGLSVPVICNVVGEGGSGGALAIGVGDYVNMLQYSTYSVISPEGCASILWRDSDKAPQAAEAMGLIAPRLKELELIDEIIPEPLGGAHRDPAQTAQNMKDMLVKQLEELEQFDNEALLERRYQRLMSYGYC comes from the coding sequence ATGAGCCTGAACTTTCTAGAATTTGAAAAGCCTATCGCTGAACTTGAAGCAAAAATCGAAGCGCTACGTGACGTTTCGCGTCACGGTGGTGACACAGCGGTAGATCTAGACAAAGAAATCGAACAACTAGAGAAAAAAAGCTTAGAGCTTAAACAGAAAATCTTTAGTGACTTAGGTGCATGGCAGGTAGCTCAACTTGCTCGTCACCCTCAACGTCCTTACACAAAAGATTACCTGGAGCATGCATTCACAGAGTTTGAAGAGATGGCGGGCGATCGCGCTTACGCTGACGACAAAGCGATTGTGGGTGGTATGGCTCGTCTAAATGGCCGTCCTGTTATGGTTATTGGTCACCAGAAAGGTCGTGAGACTAAAGAGAAAGTGATCCGTAACTTTGGTATGCCAAAGCCAGAAGGTTACCGTAAGGCGCTACGTCTAATGGAAACCGCTGAGCGTTTCAACATGCCTATTATTACTTTCATCGACACAGCGGGCGCATACCCAGGTGTTGGTGCTGAAGAGCGTGGTCAATCTGAAGCTATCGCTAAAAACCTTAAAGTAATGGCTGGCCTTTCAGTTCCAGTTATCTGTAACGTTGTTGGTGAAGGCGGTTCTGGTGGTGCACTAGCGATTGGTGTTGGCGACTACGTGAACATGCTTCAGTACTCTACGTACTCAGTAATCTCTCCAGAAGGTTGTGCTTCAATCTTGTGGCGTGATTCAGATAAAGCACCACAAGCAGCTGAAGCGATGGGCCTGATTGCCCCTCGTCTTAAAGAGCTTGAGCTTATTGACGAAATCATTCCTGAGCCTCTAGGGGGGGCGCACCGTGACCCTGCACAAACCGCTCAGAACATGAAAGACATGTTAGTTAAACAGCTAGAAGAGCTAGAGCAGTTTGATAACGAAGCACTTCTAGAGCGTCGTTACCAACGCCTAATGAGCTACGGTTACTGCTGA
- a CDS encoding LysM peptidoglycan-binding domain-containing protein has translation MRVKYSWALVLLLSGCQLTQSDNPDQASEQTNTSPTKEVSQANVSSEATAKEDQKVEAPVVTPQTQEDVWKRIAMQLEMEVPDQKKVDYYRTWYLKHPSHLKTVSQRAEPFLYLITTKIEEKGLPLELALLPVVESSFDAFAYSHGSAAGLWQFISGTGKDYGLEQNFWYDGRRDVAASTDAALDFLSDLNRRFDGDWNHAIAAYNSGGGRVSSAIRKNKKLGKPIDFFSLDLPKETSSYVPKLLALADVIANQEKYGIDIPAIPNKPVLTLVNPEEQLDLAIAANYAGIPVKELQGYNPAYNQWATAPEKHQQLLLPLSSVEKFNKEVAANKGKGMKLVRYKVQSGDSISVLASKYNTTSKVIRSANGMNNNNIRIGQHLLIPTSTKDDKTYALSASNRLASTQSKSRGQYKLSHTVKSGDSLWTIARVNKVSHQSLAKWNGMGPRDTLRVGQELVIWKNGSDGAIIRTIFYNVRSGDTVSAIASKFKVKSADVVKWNTLQNKKYLQPGQKLKLYVDVTKVSV, from the coding sequence ATGCGAGTTAAGTACAGCTGGGCTTTGGTATTACTACTTTCTGGTTGCCAATTAACTCAGTCAGATAATCCAGACCAAGCTTCCGAGCAAACCAACACATCTCCTACTAAAGAAGTTTCTCAAGCGAACGTTTCATCAGAAGCAACAGCCAAAGAAGATCAAAAAGTTGAAGCACCTGTCGTTACTCCACAAACACAAGAAGATGTTTGGAAACGCATTGCGATGCAACTTGAAATGGAAGTACCAGACCAAAAGAAGGTCGACTACTACCGAACTTGGTATCTAAAGCACCCTAGTCATCTAAAAACCGTCTCACAACGAGCTGAACCTTTCCTTTATTTGATCACCACTAAGATTGAAGAAAAAGGCTTACCACTAGAATTGGCACTATTGCCCGTTGTAGAAAGCTCTTTCGATGCGTTTGCCTATTCTCATGGCAGTGCAGCAGGACTATGGCAATTCATTTCAGGCACAGGCAAAGACTACGGGCTTGAACAAAACTTCTGGTACGATGGTCGTCGCGATGTTGCCGCTTCTACCGATGCTGCATTGGATTTCCTCTCAGACCTTAACCGACGTTTCGATGGCGACTGGAATCACGCCATTGCCGCCTATAACAGTGGCGGTGGTCGTGTAAGCAGTGCTATCCGCAAAAACAAAAAACTTGGTAAACCAATCGACTTCTTCTCTTTGGATTTACCAAAAGAGACCAGCAGCTATGTGCCTAAGCTACTTGCACTGGCTGACGTGATTGCCAACCAAGAAAAGTATGGCATCGATATCCCTGCGATTCCAAACAAGCCGGTACTGACTCTGGTTAACCCTGAAGAGCAACTTGACCTAGCGATTGCTGCAAACTATGCGGGCATTCCAGTCAAAGAACTGCAAGGCTACAACCCTGCTTATAACCAGTGGGCGACAGCGCCAGAAAAACATCAGCAATTATTGCTTCCTCTAAGCTCTGTTGAGAAGTTCAACAAAGAAGTGGCCGCCAATAAAGGCAAAGGCATGAAGTTAGTGCGTTATAAAGTACAATCTGGCGACAGCATCAGCGTACTGGCAAGTAAATACAACACCACCAGCAAAGTGATTCGCTCTGCAAACGGAATGAACAACAACAATATCCGTATTGGTCAGCACCTACTTATCCCAACTTCAACCAAAGACGACAAAACGTACGCACTAAGCGCTTCAAACCGCCTAGCAAGCACACAGTCGAAGAGTCGTGGCCAATATAAGCTTAGCCATACCGTTAAAAGTGGTGACAGCCTATGGACGATTGCACGCGTAAATAAGGTATCTCACCAATCACTGGCTAAGTGGAATGGCATGGGACCACGCGACACGCTTAGAGTTGGTCAAGAACTGGTCATTTGGAAGAACGGCTCAGACGGCGCCATCATCCGCACGATCTTTTATAACGTAAGATCAGGTGACACAGTCAGCGCTATTGCATCAAAGTTCAAAGTAAAAAGTGCAGATGTTGTAAAATGGAACACTTTGCAGAACAAGAAATACCTACAGCCAGGACAAAAACTGAAGCTGTATGTTGATGTAACTAAGGTAAGTGTATGA
- the tilS gene encoding tRNA lysidine(34) synthetase TilS, which yields MTHLIDTFTSVLDQSALKPHRLVVAFSGGVDSRVLLELAAQYAKSHHIECCAIHVHHGLSKNADHWAEQCQTWCDVLSVSLAVERVSLDTNSGESIEKLARDARYQAFKKHIRQGDVLVTGQHIDDQVETFLLALKRGSGPKGLSSMAKVMPFDDAYIVRPLLSVTRTDIEASARDMALTWVEDESNQDVRFDRNFIRHQVTPTLTERWPSFRESVSRSAQLCAEQELLLDELLESHFQQALDDGEVKSQSLSIKVLSQHSALLRARLLRMWLSYCGQAMPTQKQLKLIWDEVACAQADANPKLVLNEVEVRRFNQHLYVVKETKDLSNWQSDISMEECLVLPDGLGELHLNSVISEGVSDHRDVQSFSLSDTSVTLRVIFNPEGLSAHPVGRGHSRKLKKLFQEYQVPSWLRRRTPILMDGERVIAVLGLFVDKNYEGQDCEALWSK from the coding sequence ATGACACACTTAATTGATACCTTCACATCTGTACTTGATCAAAGCGCGCTTAAGCCTCATAGGTTGGTCGTCGCTTTCAGTGGTGGTGTCGACTCACGAGTGTTGTTGGAGTTGGCTGCGCAATACGCTAAGTCCCATCACATTGAGTGCTGTGCTATACATGTTCACCATGGCTTGAGCAAGAATGCTGATCACTGGGCAGAGCAATGCCAAACTTGGTGTGATGTTTTGTCGGTTTCGTTAGCAGTAGAAAGGGTCTCGCTGGATACCAACAGTGGTGAGAGCATTGAAAAGCTGGCTCGAGATGCTCGATACCAAGCTTTTAAAAAGCATATTAGACAAGGTGATGTATTAGTTACAGGCCAACACATCGATGACCAAGTAGAAACTTTCTTGTTAGCGTTGAAGCGTGGCAGTGGTCCGAAAGGGCTCTCTTCAATGGCGAAAGTGATGCCGTTTGATGATGCTTATATCGTTCGCCCACTGCTGTCGGTGACAAGAACGGATATTGAAGCGTCGGCGCGCGATATGGCTTTAACTTGGGTGGAAGATGAGAGCAATCAAGACGTTCGCTTTGACCGCAATTTTATTCGTCATCAAGTCACTCCGACACTGACCGAGCGTTGGCCTAGTTTCCGAGAGTCGGTCAGTCGCAGCGCTCAACTGTGCGCAGAGCAAGAGTTGCTACTCGATGAACTGCTTGAGTCTCACTTTCAGCAAGCTTTAGATGACGGTGAGGTCAAGAGCCAAAGCTTGAGCATTAAGGTGTTGTCTCAGCATTCTGCTTTATTACGGGCACGCTTGTTAAGAATGTGGTTGAGCTATTGCGGACAAGCGATGCCGACTCAAAAGCAGCTCAAACTTATATGGGATGAGGTGGCATGCGCCCAGGCTGACGCCAACCCTAAGCTGGTGTTAAACGAGGTTGAGGTTAGACGCTTTAATCAACATCTCTATGTCGTAAAAGAGACCAAAGACTTGTCGAACTGGCAAAGCGATATCTCAATGGAAGAGTGCTTAGTTCTGCCTGACGGTTTAGGGGAGCTACACTTAAACTCAGTGATTAGTGAGGGTGTATCTGACCACCGTGATGTGCAAAGCTTTAGTTTGTCGGATACAAGCGTAACACTAAGAGTGATCTTTAATCCGGAAGGGTTGTCGGCTCACCCTGTTGGACGCGGGCATAGTCGAAAGCTCAAAAAACTCTTTCAGGAATACCAGGTACCCAGTTGGTTACGACGCAGAACGCCAATATTAATGGATGGTGAGCGAGTGATCGCTGTTTTAGGCTTATTCGTAGATAAAAACTACGAAGGTCAAGATTGTGAAGCGCTTTGGAGCAAGTAG